A single genomic interval of Granulicella tundricola MP5ACTX9 harbors:
- a CDS encoding ABC transporter ATP-binding protein produces the protein MSVAIRAEGLRKAYSGVTSGAGEIELFRGLDLSVNAGEMIAIVGQSGAGKSSLLHLLAALDRPTAGEVWVGETRLSTLTSKGASEFRNREIGYVWQFHYLMPEFTAVENVAMPLLARGLGRTEALKRAKVWLAEVGLGDRAEHRSGELSGGEQQRVSLARALVTEPKALLADEPTGDLDGRTSEAVFGLLQGLHKAHGLTSVLVTHNLEFAARCDRMLRLSDGVLV, from the coding sequence GTGAGCGTCGCCATCAGGGCTGAAGGTCTTCGTAAGGCATACTCCGGCGTCACCTCTGGGGCGGGCGAGATTGAGCTCTTTCGCGGGCTCGACCTCAGCGTGAACGCTGGTGAAATGATCGCCATCGTTGGGCAGAGCGGCGCTGGTAAGAGTTCCCTGCTTCACCTTCTCGCTGCGCTGGACCGCCCGACCGCCGGGGAGGTCTGGGTGGGCGAGACTCGCCTCAGCACCCTCACCAGCAAGGGCGCGTCTGAGTTCCGCAACCGGGAGATTGGGTATGTCTGGCAGTTTCACTACCTCATGCCGGAGTTCACGGCCGTTGAGAACGTGGCCATGCCCCTGCTTGCGCGCGGTCTGGGCCGGACCGAGGCGCTCAAACGGGCCAAAGTCTGGCTCGCCGAGGTCGGTCTTGGCGACCGGGCCGAGCACCGATCCGGGGAGTTGAGCGGAGGCGAGCAGCAGCGGGTTTCGCTCGCACGCGCACTGGTGACTGAGCCCAAAGCGCTCCTGGCGGATGAGCCAACCGGCGATCTGGACGGCCGGACCAGCGAGGCTGTCTTCGGGTTACTACAGGGTCTGCATAAGGCTCACGGTCTGACCAGCGTTCTGGTGACCCACAATCTGGAGTTCGCCGCGCGCTGCGACCGAATGCTGCGGCTGAGCGACGGCGTCCTCGTCTAG
- a CDS encoding carboxymuconolactone decarboxylase family protein → MEQRLRYTELAPNGIAAMRAVEHYVNTESGLEPVLLELIRLRASLLNGCEYCIGLHSHELTKHNEPQGRIAGVEDWQSSNAFTKRERVAFAWTEAVTNIQDGHASDKAYAAAREYFSEVELVNLTIAITSINAWNRMAIAFRAVHTTKTDVTGDDGGKVVEE, encoded by the coding sequence ATGGAACAGCGTTTGAGATACACAGAACTCGCACCCAACGGCATCGCAGCCATGCGCGCGGTTGAGCATTACGTAAACACCGAATCCGGCCTGGAGCCTGTCCTCCTCGAACTCATCCGCCTGCGCGCCTCCTTGCTTAATGGCTGTGAGTACTGCATCGGACTCCACTCGCACGAACTCACCAAGCACAACGAGCCGCAAGGTCGTATCGCCGGTGTTGAAGACTGGCAAAGCTCCAACGCCTTCACCAAGCGCGAACGTGTGGCGTTTGCCTGGACCGAAGCCGTCACCAACATCCAGGATGGTCATGCCTCAGATAAAGCCTACGCCGCCGCGCGTGAATACTTCTCAGAGGTCGAACTCGTCAACCTCACCATCGCCATTACAAGCATCAACGCATGGAATCGGATGGCGATCGCCTTCCGCGCTGTCCATACGACGAAGACGGATGTAACCGGTGACGACGGCGGAAAGGTCGTTGAAGAGTGA
- a CDS encoding ABC transporter permease gives MRFELFIAARYLRAKRRQAVIGVITAISVLGVAAGVASLIIALAITNGMRRDLQERLLGSTSHVELMRVSADGIRDWRPLLDKLRALPHVTAAAPGLYGQVLISRGARSGGGLVKGVIPADEEKVSDLLQAVTRGSSRPLQPQVNPDAGDAQATPPIVIGKDLAETLGAEVGDTVLVTSPQGELTPLGLVPRYQRFQVVGIFASGFYQYDSSYTFVRLTDAQRLFSEPDLISVISFKVDDLYRANIIGRTIEETAGKGFQATNWMEQNRELFRALKLEQIVTFIVLALIVCVAALNILIALTMMVMEKTKDIAVMMSFGVTAAQVRRVFLLQGLMISVIGTGVGLVVGYGISLAGGHYRFPLDASVYSIDYLPFAPRFVDALIVAGVSLGVSAIATLYPSSSAAKVLPAEALRYE, from the coding sequence ATGAGGTTTGAACTCTTTATTGCCGCCCGTTACCTGAGGGCCAAGCGCCGGCAGGCTGTGATCGGCGTGATTACGGCGATCTCCGTGCTTGGAGTCGCGGCTGGCGTGGCGTCGCTGATCATTGCACTGGCGATCACGAACGGAATGCGGCGCGATCTGCAGGAACGTCTGCTTGGCTCGACCTCTCATGTGGAACTCATGCGGGTGTCTGCCGACGGTATCCGCGACTGGAGGCCGCTTCTGGATAAGCTCCGGGCACTCCCGCATGTCACGGCGGCGGCACCGGGGCTCTATGGGCAGGTGCTGATCTCACGCGGAGCCCGCAGCGGCGGCGGCCTAGTCAAGGGTGTGATCCCGGCCGATGAGGAGAAGGTCAGCGACCTCCTCCAAGCCGTTACGCGCGGCTCCAGCCGGCCGTTGCAGCCTCAGGTCAACCCGGATGCGGGGGATGCACAGGCTACCCCGCCAATCGTGATTGGCAAGGACCTGGCGGAGACTCTGGGAGCGGAGGTTGGGGACACAGTTCTTGTCACCAGTCCTCAGGGCGAACTGACGCCGCTTGGGCTGGTGCCGCGGTATCAGCGATTTCAGGTGGTCGGGATCTTCGCTTCGGGTTTCTATCAATATGACTCCAGCTACACGTTTGTGCGCCTGACCGATGCTCAGCGGCTCTTCTCTGAGCCGGACCTGATTTCCGTAATTAGCTTCAAGGTCGACGATCTCTACCGCGCGAATATCATCGGACGCACGATCGAGGAGACCGCAGGCAAGGGCTTCCAGGCGACGAATTGGATGGAGCAGAACCGCGAGCTCTTCCGCGCGTTGAAGCTGGAACAGATCGTCACGTTCATCGTGCTTGCCCTGATCGTCTGCGTGGCAGCGCTGAATATCCTGATTGCCCTGACCATGATGGTGATGGAGAAGACCAAGGACATCGCCGTCATGATGAGCTTCGGTGTGACGGCCGCGCAGGTGCGCCGCGTGTTCCTGCTCCAGGGCCTGATGATCTCGGTGATCGGCACGGGAGTGGGGCTTGTTGTGGGCTACGGGATCAGCCTGGCAGGCGGACATTACCGTTTTCCGCTGGATGCATCGGTCTATTCCATCGATTACCTCCCCTTTGCACCCAGATTTGTCGACGCTTTGATCGTTGCGGGTGTCTCACTGGGTGTGAGTGCGATTGCTACTCTTTATCCCAGTAGTAGCGCAGCCAAGGTGCTTCCGGCGGAGGCTTTGCGATATGAATAA
- a CDS encoding NAD(P)-dependent alcohol dehydrogenase, which produces MNAIHGLAVHAAGAHLLPYKYDAGELKEDEVEVKISHCGVCYSDVHLIDNDWSISKYPFIPGHEIVGTITQIGSAVDDRVLGERVGIGWQANSCSVCEWCRQGDEHLCAKSQPTCVGRNGGYADSIRVNWRFALRVPEVLESENVAPLLCGGITVYSPLRNLGVRPSSRVGIIGIGGLGHMGIQFAKAFGAEVTAFSTSKDKEAEALELGAHHFVNTRDTGAIKKVAGSFDLLLSTVNADQDWQGYVNALRPKGSFVFLGAPPTPVPLQVSALIFGQKCVAGSPTGSPHDIEEMLDVAARHGIKAITERFEMAKANEAVAKVKKNQVRYRAVLAN; this is translated from the coding sequence ATGAATGCAATTCATGGTTTGGCAGTGCATGCGGCGGGTGCACATCTGTTGCCGTATAAGTACGACGCAGGAGAGTTGAAAGAGGATGAGGTTGAGGTGAAGATTTCGCACTGCGGAGTCTGCTACAGCGACGTCCACCTCATCGATAACGACTGGAGCATCAGCAAGTATCCGTTCATTCCCGGCCATGAGATCGTCGGGACGATCACCCAGATTGGCTCCGCGGTAGACGACCGCGTGCTGGGCGAACGCGTCGGCATCGGTTGGCAGGCAAACTCATGCAGCGTCTGCGAGTGGTGCCGACAGGGTGACGAACATCTGTGTGCCAAATCGCAGCCGACCTGCGTGGGGCGGAATGGCGGGTATGCGGATTCGATCCGGGTGAACTGGCGCTTTGCCCTCCGGGTTCCGGAAGTTTTGGAGAGCGAGAACGTCGCTCCCCTGCTCTGCGGCGGTATTACGGTCTATAGTCCGCTGCGGAACTTGGGCGTGCGGCCGTCGTCTCGGGTCGGGATCATCGGGATTGGTGGCCTGGGCCACATGGGAATTCAGTTTGCCAAGGCCTTCGGAGCCGAGGTCACGGCGTTTTCTACCTCCAAAGATAAGGAAGCCGAAGCCCTCGAACTTGGTGCGCACCACTTCGTCAACACACGCGATACCGGTGCCATCAAGAAGGTTGCAGGCAGCTTCGACCTGCTGTTGAGTACCGTCAACGCCGACCAGGACTGGCAGGGGTACGTGAACGCCTTGCGGCCTAAAGGAAGCTTCGTCTTTCTGGGAGCGCCACCCACTCCTGTACCACTGCAGGTTTCGGCTCTGATCTTTGGGCAGAAGTGCGTCGCCGGCAGTCCTACGGGCAGCCCGCACGATATCGAGGAGATGCTTGATGTGGCCGCACGGCATGGCATCAAGGCGATCACGGAGCGGTTTGAGATGGCCAAGGCTAATGAGGCTGTCGCGAAGGTCAAGAAGAATCAGGTTCGCTATAGGGCTGTGCTGGCGAACTAA